The nucleotide sequence TGAGtctgcagaaagaacaggagaacttgtggcacctgtgCTCAGAAATGGGCCAGAACCAAAGTGCCACATTCCAATAAGCCTCAGGGGGCTTTTGAAACCCTTTCGTAAAGGCCTGCGCCCCATGCCCGCTCAATTGAGGGCTGAACCAAAACCTGGGTCTGAATTTGAGAGGGTTCAAAAGCTGGATCTGGATCCCAATTTTATCTCTTGATCCCACCTGTAACTTCCAGTTACCGGGGTACTTTTCCACCAATTTCTCTTCTCTCTGAAAACCCTTTACTCAGTCGTCACAGTAACCCCACGCAAGCTAGAACTGAGAGGGGTGAGACAGGGAAAAGAGTCCGAGTTTTGCTTTTCAGTTTGGTTGCTTCGTGCATTTGATACCAATTTCTGTACAGTCGTTTTCAGGCTGTCCCTCTCCAGGCACTTAGTCAGTTGCGCCTGTTGTTTGCCTCCCTCTTTCACAGGTTTCCAAAACGAGAACAGGAGACTGAAATGGCCAGGGGCACATGGGGTCAATGTCGGGCCTGAAACGATGTTGAACGAGAAACGCTCGACCCTGTTCAACCCAAGCCTTGCTGCGGAGGAACCTGGCTTTCTGTCCCTGCAGGGAGTCCCATGGGAAATGCCCATTTTCAATGGTTTGAGCGTTTcgttgaccccccccccccccccataactaAAAAGGCTAGCTTTCTGCACCCAAAACCATTGTCAGCCAAAACCTGGAACGTTTTCATCTGGGTCAAAAATGTTCATGGGTAGAGGGAGGAAAATTCCCAAGTTGCTTTGAACTCGGGTTGTTTGGAACTGACAAACTTTCCAcaggtgaaaagaacaggaggacttgtggcaccttagagacttagagactaaggtgccacacgttctccttttccttttgcggatacagactaacacggctgctcctcggACACCTTTCCACAGGTGGCATCTCACTAAGGCAAGGACCAGCCTCAATCTTCTGACACCATCTGAGTGATCTTAAGGGTCAGAAAAGGTCTTGCTAAAGGCTTAGGTCCAGATattccaaggtatttaggtgcctaactcccattggcaccaaaatacctttgacgGTCTGGGCCTTAATGACTCACCCGCATGCTGTCACTGTTGGTTGACATGGAAATGTTTGGGTCTTGGGCTCTTTTCCCATGTCCCTAGTAGAAAAGCCATAAAAACGTGAGTCACGTTAGTTAACATCCCTGCATAGCCGTGTTTTCTAGCAGCCACATTGTCCAGGCTGGCAGCCGTCCTGGGAGCCGTGTTTATTATCCTGCTTGGCAAGTGGGCATGGACATTGGGGTGTTGGTGTGATACATAAATCGGTGACTGTCCATAGATCGTTTGTTAAGCAGCTGCGTACAGTCTGTAGGGCTCCCCATTAATTTCCCATCTGGGCAAGCTGTCAGTGCGGTATATACCCTGTCAAAAGCCCACGGCCGCTGCTCCAAACACCAGACACCccttttggggctgggggggacgcAATGATTTCGGTCAGGTCCATCCTTAAAGCTGCTGCTCTGGAACCTGTCTTTGCACCGCTGCAGAAGAGCTGCCAGAGGCCCCCAGGCCCGGCGTGTGCGCGGCGCCGGAGAAaggtgagaggggctgggatCCGGGCAAGGGGCTCTCTGAGTCCCACTCTTCTCTGTGCCAAAAGTgcttgtgtgggggggagagggggactgaAAGCACCAACGCCAGCCTGTATGTACAGTCCTCATTATGCCTGAGGTGCCTGCTTCCTCTTTCAACCACACCCCCGCTACCTTGATGGGATTAACAAACCAAGGGAGGGTAGTGCTGACCCCATGTGCAACAGGGACAGATTAAGGCAAGATCAAAGAGACTAGATTCTGAGCCTCCCCCTCCTGCTAGGGgctccccaaactcccccaaGCCACCTAAACAAAGGAGCACAAAGttctttacagatggggaaactgaggcacagaatggggaCTTGCCCAGAGGCAGATCCAGgaatagcacccaggagccctgactcccgtgtctctgctctaaccacgagaTCACACTGCCTCTCTAATCAACACGCAGGAGCGGGGATCTGCTCTTCCCAAGTCACACCCCGCCCCTGAATATTGTAACATCACAACCCCCCATTATAAAATCCGGGATTGGCTTTAGCTGCCAGGCGCTTCCTGTCCCACTTGGCCTCCATCCAGGTCTGGCTCCACATCCAGGGTACTGGGTGATTTCTGGAGCCTGCAATCAAACAGATCAGACAGCGACCGCGCGGTCTCACTCTGTGGCGCTTTGCTCGGGTGCGAGGATCATTGGCAAACAAAGGCAGAATAAAACACATGGTGCCAGCAAAGCTTCCCCCgaccctcactccccaccctggccctgatGGCAAGAGACAGAGCATCTGTGGATAAATACTACCTGGCTGGCACCCTGAAGCGGGGCGCATTTGACCCCCGAGCAATCTGGGATGGGGCGGGGCCCACCAGCTGTGCATTCCCCTGCATCTCCCCGGGGAACCCCAGTGAGTTGGGCACGTCAGGCAGGGTGTATATGGGACACACAGTCACACGCAAGTCACCTGGGCATTTGTTCACCGGCCTTTGAGAGCCCACGGGCAAAAGACCAGCCCCAGGCGGGAGACACGGCGCGGGGGACGATTTTGACCCTGGGTTTTAGTTAAAGGCTCGGCTTCTTGCTGGGGATCGGACTGTCTCTCCTCTCCGGCCGCGTGTAAGGCTCAAAGGCAGAGGTCCCCAGCCCGTAGCCGCTGGGTAGCTCGTGCAGGCTTCCCAGGAGCGGGCCGCTGAAACAGAGCGCGGTGGCAGGGAGCcggggtgaggaagaggaggacgcTAGAGACGGGACCTGCAGGCGGAAAGCTCCCGTCCCCGGAGGGCTGTTTCCACTCCTGCTCAGCCCGGGCGAGGTGGTGCCGGAGGGAGCCCGGCTGGCTCCGTTCCCGGCAGGGCTCCCGATGGGATTCGAGTTCGGAGAGAGCAAGTTGGAAGGGGCCGGCACGGACAAAAGTCTCCCTTGTTCCAGGAGCCGGAGGATGTTACACGTGGCGAAGGATTCGGAGGTGGAGGACGAGCGTTTCTCAGAGTCCCTGCTCTGGTCCTTCTTCTGCTTGGTGCGCCGGTTCTGGAACCAGACTTTCACCTGggcggggggtcgggggggggggtgggaggcggACAGAGTGCAGCCGAAGCGGAAAAGAGAGCCAAACAGGGTGATGGAGGCAAGGGGGGAGAGGCGGGATGGGGAGAGAGCACGCAACGGGAagcagggaaagaagaaaaagcaagaaaggcagaaggaagagagggaaggagggaaagaaaaggagggaatgggaaaggagagagagaaagacacagcCACAATGTGTTAAACATCCTAGAGCAAATGGATTCACCCACCCAGTCACCTTCCCAGGAGCCAGAGCGACAATGGGGTGCCTCCAGCCACCAGGGGACAGCGAAATCTGGAGCGACAGACCCTCCCTGGCAAACGCTGTGTCCCTTCCGGGGAGAAGATGCCCTTGCTACATGGAGCCCATGGCTCAAGGGAGGGACGTAGCAGATGGAGGGATAAATGGATACAGCAGATGTGCTCTCCCCAGGCTGCGTTTGGGCTGCCCATTGGGCTGTGTCCATCGTCCCTTTAGACCCAAGctctctgggg is from Chelonia mydas isolate rCheMyd1 chromosome 4, rCheMyd1.pri.v2, whole genome shotgun sequence and encodes:
- the VAX2 gene encoding ventral anterior homeobox 2; translated protein: MFDPSAAATGMSDGGAQAGRSPLLLGEPGTPERARGKSGARGELESALRGGDGAHGLKDVPGTSAASPGSSQECVPESDSQSGGGEADYCRRILVRDAKGTIREIVLPKGLDLDRPKRTRTSFTAEQLYRLELEFQRCQYVVGRERTELARQLNLSETQVKVWFQNRRTKQKKDQSRDSEKRSSSTSESFATCNILRLLEQGRLLSVPAPSNLLSPNSNPIGSPAGNGASRAPSGTTSPGLSRSGNSPPGTGAFRLQVPSLASSSSSPRLPATALCFSGPLLGSLHELPSGYGLGTSAFEPYTRPERRDSPIPSKKPSL